One Petrotoga sp. 9PW.55.5.1 genomic window carries:
- a CDS encoding class I SAM-dependent methyltransferase gives MDIKLSDMRSLPFNGESFDALFSFHVIYHTDFKEIIKVISEIYRVLKPNGEVFLTFNSKNSPNYIRNINKIDENTIIKQEGIPHYFIDEGDVKRLLAQFEIQKFLYVEDIRTNNSISYHYYVLVKR, from the coding sequence ATAGATATTAAATTAAGTGATATGCGTTCGTTGCCTTTCAATGGTGAAAGCTTTGATGCATTGTTTTCTTTTCATGTCATATATCATACAGACTTTAAAGAAATAATAAAAGTTATTTCTGAAATATATAGAGTTCTTAAGCCTAATGGAGAAGTTTTTTTAACTTTTAACTCTAAAAATAGTCCTAATTATATTAGAAATATAAACAAGATAGACGAAAATACCATTATCAAACAAGAAGGAATACCTCATTATTTTATTGATGAAGGCGATGTCAAAAGATTGTTAGCTCAGTTTGAAATTCAAAAATTTTTGTATGTAGAAGATATTAGAACTAACAACTCAATAAGTTACCATTATTATGTACTTGTAAA